GATTATTAGATTGCCTAAGAGCAAACAACGAATTCCCCATATCATTTGACCAATTGGAAACACCCAGACCTTACTAACATCATAACCAACCACTTGAACCAAACAGCAGTCCGCTACAAACAGCCATCAACTCAGGAGGTTTTTATCGAGACAAAAGGAAAGAGGAGGCAATATAATGCAAACATATACCATATAGACCAGTAAAAGTTTACAAGATCAAACCAAGCACATTCACAGGTTTCAGACACAGTCGGAACCATCCCAGAACTTCACATCATTTCAGGTGGGGAAAACAGGTGTAGAGATCAGCCTTTGGATGCTTAGCTTCAGCATGCTCCTTGCATTTTACCTCTGAAGTAGTGCAAATAAAACTTTGCATGCAAACCTTGCACTGCAGATGTGATTGACTACTCTTAAGCTTGGTCCATAAACAATAAATGAACTACACAAACAACACTGCAAAATTCAAGAAACGGGGTCCTC
This genomic interval from Primulina eburnea isolate SZY01 chromosome 16, ASM2296580v1, whole genome shotgun sequence contains the following:
- the LOC140817048 gene encoding uncharacterized protein At2g23090-like, yielding MGGGNGQKAKMARERNAEKMKGNKGSQLDSNKKAMSIQCKVCMQSFICTTSEVKCKEHAEAKHPKADLYTCFPHLK